The following coding sequences are from one Bacteroidota bacterium window:
- a CDS encoding DUF4162 domain-containing protein — VQEMANKGLVSIGPASANRVELKLLNNTRSRTVLEYAMQRVDEIIRFECVEPSLNEIFVSAVEQQKSVVAA, encoded by the coding sequence GTGCAAGAAATGGCAAACAAAGGGCTTGTTAGCATCGGGCCGGCTTCTGCCAATCGTGTCGAACTCAAGCTATTGAACAACACCCGTTCACGCACTGTGCTCGAATATGCCATGCAGCGCGTGGATGAAATTATTCGATTTGAATGTGTTGAGCCTTCGCTGAATGAAATTTTTGTATCTGCTGTTGAGCAGCAGAAAAGCGTCGTTGCTGCATAA